A genomic segment from Corylus avellana chromosome ca5, CavTom2PMs-1.0 encodes:
- the LOC132183401 gene encoding dirigent protein 2-like encodes MALPNLLLVLVAAMTIYLVEGTDLKETKLSLYLQDISAFGAANATAVPVAGIAGKAWTFAQFGTLYVTDDNITKTPDRNSARVGQAQGMYVTAGLDGLNSHVMVSIVFTNKEYNGSTIQLQGISKKFEAVREVSVVAGTGKFRFARGYATFETYFLDIPAQYSVIRCNVTVQHY; translated from the coding sequence ATGGCACTTCCCAATTTATTGTTAGTATTGGTTGCAGCGATGACCATATATTTAGTCGAAGGTACGGACCTCAAAGAAACGAAGCTATCCTTATACTTGCAAGACATCTCGGCCTTCGGCGCCGCCAATGCCACGGCCGTCCCAGTTGCAGGTATTGCCGGCAAGGCTTGGACATTTGCCCAGTTCGGAACCCTCTATGTCACCGACGACAACATCACCAAAACCCCAGATCGGAATTCAGCCAGAGTTGGGCAGGCACAGGGGATGTACGTGACGGCGGGGTTGGACGGGTTGAATTCGCATGTTATGGTGTCGATAGTGTTCACAAATAAGGAGTACAACGGAAGCACCATACAATTGCAAGGTATTAGCAAGAAATTTGAGGCTGTTAGAGAGGTTTCGGTGGTCGCCGGAACGGGAAAATTCCGGTTTGCTAGAGGTTATGCTACTTTCGAGACATATTTCTTGGACATTCCTGCCCAATACTCGGTTATCCGGTGCAACGTCACTGTCCAACATTACTAG